The DNA segment GTTTTTATCATGTCGTCGTATGGTGGTTGAAACCAGCTTGTGGGGGGTAGGTGTCGAAATATATCGAACATGATTGGTCCGGCTGTCATTCCGCCAACAATGCCGGGGCGACCTTCTCCTGTGGCGTTGCCAACCCATACACCCACCACATATTCAGGTGTTATACCTACAGCCCATGCATCGCGGTAACCAAAACTGGTACCTGTCTTCCAGGCTATTTTCCTGCTTGAGGAGAACATTTGCCACCCCGCTTCTTCCACCGGGCGCACCACACTGGTTAGTGCTTTAAATGTTTCATAACTGGCTCCTGCACCATAAACCTCATAAAAATCAGATAGTTGGCCTGGATCTATTTTTTCGTCTTGAAATAAAATAGGAGCATGAAATTCTTTGGAGTAGTATAGACTATTGTTCTTGGTGTAGTTCACTAAGTTTCGGGCCATGGAGGCATAGGCGCCAGATAGCTCAAAGAGCTTGGTTTCAGCCCCTCCCAGTATTAGTGAAAGCCCGTAGTAGTCGGGAGCTGATTTGATAGTGTTTAATCCTGTTTTTTGAAGAATAGAGCAAAAACGACCAATGTCGTAATCCTTGAGCATGCGTACAGCAGGGACATTTAACGAACGACTCAATGCTTCGTCGGCTTTTACTGCTCCCGAATATGTGCGGTGATAGTTTTTGGGTGCAAAATTCTCATAATAGGTAGGTATGTCTGCAATCAGTTGTTGGGGTAATAAAATGCCATCCTGTAAGGATGCAGCATATAAAAAAGGTTTTAGTATGCTGCCCGTGCTGCGGGGGGCTTGAATGATGTCTACCTGATTTTGATGGTTTTTATTTTTTATGGGCGTTGTGTTTCCGCAGTATGCCAGTACTTTGCCTGTCTTAACCTCCACAACGATAGCTGCTGCATTGTGTATCTCGTTTGAACGTAGTTTTCGATGATGTAGGTCAATTGTTTGGTTTATTCTTTGTTGTAAAAGATAGTTTACTGTGAGGTGGTATATTTTGCCCTCTTTTTGTTTTCTGCAATAATCTAATAGATGAGGAGCTAGTTGAGGTAAGGCATAAGGGTGCTCAGGTATGGGTTCTTGTAGTGCTAGTTGATAGGTGGTTGAATCTATTTTTCCTTTGTTGTACAGTTTTTTTAGCAGTCGGTTTCGTTTTTGTAGTAATAAAGAGCGGTTTTTGCCGGTATGTATGAGCCCAGGAGCGTTGGGTAGTACTGCAAGCATCGCACTCTCGGCCCAAGAAAGAGCCTGCGGAGGTCGCTGAAAGTATCGCCAGGCGGCGGCTTCAAGTCCTATCACATTTCCTCCAAAGGGTGCATGTGTGGCATAAAGATGTAGTATCTCCTCTTTTGAGTGGGTGAGTTCCAGTCGCAATGCTTGTATTGTTTCAATTCCTTTGCTCCACAGCGTTCTGTTTCGTTGGGTCGCCAGCCGAATTACTTGCATGGTTATGGTACTGCCTCCGCTAACTACTTCCCCCTGTTTTATGTTTTGTATAAGCGCACGTGAAATAGAGACGGGATTGACCCCGGGATGAAAGTAGAAATATTCGTCTTCAAATAACAATAGGCTTGTTGTGAATTTAGAAGGAAGCGAGTCTCCTTGCGGAAAGCGCCATTGTCCATCGGTGGCTATGTGAGCACCTATTAGCTCATCGTTTTGTGCATATATCACGGTAGAATAGTCTACCTCAAATAAGGGAAAACGAATAGAAAACCCAAATAATATAAGTAATAGTGTTAATATGGAAAAATAGATATAGTATTTTTTCTTCATATGTTTATATTTTTCTTTCAAGGGTTATATGGAGCTTGCCGAATCTAACCACCCTTCTGTGTGTGAATCTGCTCTCATGGCCCGTTTTCATATACTCTAATTTATTTTTAATGGCCTTGTGGAGTTCAGCAATATTTATCATCTACCGATGAACGAACAATATTCTCAAGGTTTGTTTTATATGCTTGATAATAGAGAATATGGAAAAATATGTTGAAATATTAAGGCTGTGAATATAATAATAGATTGTCAAATGAAGAATGTTATTTTTTTAATCTTCATAAATTCTTCTTGTCATGTTGAATAAAATAATAGCATTTATTCCTATATTCGACATTAAAAAATAAATGAACTTTCTAGGTAATTTAATCTGGTTGATATTCGGTGGGTTTATGATTGCGTTGGAATATCTGGTGGCCAGTGTAATATTAATGATCACTATTGTTGGTATTCCCTTTGGTCTGCAAACGCTCAAGCTCGCAAGTCTGGCTTTTTGGCCCTTTGGTCGGGAAGCGGTTCCTGCACAGCGCTCCAATGGATGTCTGTATGTATTGATGAATGTGATTTGGATATTGGTCGGAGGCATTTGGATAGCGCTTTCGCATGTTTTCTGGGGATTGGTTCTCTTTATAACTATTATAGGAATACCGTTTGGGAAACAACATTTTAAGTTGGCCTCTGTTGCATTAACCCCTTTTGGAAGGGATGTAAGATATAAACACTAATTTTCTATGGATGAAAAACTTTATAAGCATACAATTAAAGGCTGTGGGCATTTTTTTATTGCGTTATGGTTTAGGGCTGGTATTAATATGGTTAGGATACCTGAAATTTAAAAATGCAGAGGCCGAATATACGCATCAGCTGATATCCGGAGGTTATTTGTCAGTGGTGCTTCAGTATTTAACGCCTTATGTTTTAAATCATATTGTGGCCTATTTTCAAATGTTGGTAGGTTTGTCTATTCTGATGAAACCCATATTCCGAACATTGTCGTTTTGGGGAGGTTTGATGGCAGCCATCATGTTTTTATTTAGTATATCCTTTTTGCTTACTTCATCGGTGGTATGGGAAACAGGATATGGTTTTCCGGAGCTATCTAAAGTGGGGCAAACCATACTGAAGGATGTTGTTTTGTTTGGTGCTGCGGCATGGTGTGTGGGCGATAGTATGTGAAGCGAAGAAAAAATAATATAAAATGGGTAAAAAAGTATGTGTTTTCTGTGCGTCCAGTTCAAAGATAGATCGAGTATATATGGATGCCGCAGTTGAGTTGGGGAAAGTGTTGGTGAAAGAAGGTTTGGGTATCAAATATGGTGGTGGAGGCCTTGGCTTAATGGGTGCTGTAGCTGATAGCGTGCTTGCTTGTGGTGGTGAGGTTACGGGTGTTATTCCTCGTTTTATGGTTGAAGTAGAGTGGGAACATAAGGGAGTAAAAGATATGGTGCATGTGGATACCATGGCACAGCGAAAGGAGCTCTTGGTCAAAGAGGTGGAGGCTGTTATTACGCTTCCGGGTGGCACAGGTACGATGGAAGAACTGTTTGAAGTGTTATCTAGTAAAAAATTAGGGTTGTTTAATAAGCCGGTGGTGCTTTTGAATACCAAGGGCTTTTTTGATCCTCTCATACAGATGATTCGCAAAATGATTGACCAAAATTTTATGCGAGAGGAGCACGGAACGCTTTGGACGGTGATAAATGAGCCGGGAGATGTGATGAAGGCAATAAAGAATAGTAGAAAATGGCCAGATGATCCGATGAAAATAGCGACTTTTTAAATGTTTGTGGATTTATCATTAAACCAAACAAATTATTATTTTTGGACAAAAATTTTGAATGGAAAACATAAGTATCAACCATATTATACTATACCAGGATTCGGCAAAAGTGAATAGTAAAACTATTTCCATTGAGATACCGACCGAAAATCAGGTTAAAGTTGATGCTCCCCAGACGGTGGCCGAAATTCCTGCGGTTCCGAAACGTTTTCAAAAAACGCAAAAAACAAACCAGCCTTCGAAGAAGATTTTTATACCCTCGGTAGAGGATTCCATTGCCTTTAATTTAAAAACCCGGGTGAGACAGGAACAAGGGATACTCAGTAATACGGTGGTTCGTGATTTTCTGGATCCCATGCCTCAAAGCAACAAGTTGTGGGTGATGCCTGGTGTGCGTCGTGATTCTGTTACTTATCAAGTGAGCGTGACGGAATCCAAACTGGCCGACGAGGATGTCACGACTGATAACACAGTTAGTGTGTCGCAAGCAGATAGCTTGAAGCCTCTTGCCATCGCAGATACGATCATGCAGGAACATGACGTTGTGTCGGGGGAGCGCATTGATCAAAAGGAATTGGTAACAGAGACGGCTGTGCGAGAAACCGAGCACCAGTTTTTTAGGGAGAAGGGATATGCCAAGGATGTGCTAACGGGTCTGTTGATATTGTCGGTGACTATAGCAGGTGTGATACGTTTGGCTAATTACAGATATATGCGAGAGCTGTTTTCCTCCGTAATATTTAGTCAATTTGCACGTAAAATGATAAAATCAGAGAGTCTTAGAAACCAAAAAGCTGCTTTTGCCCTCAGTGGACTCTTTTTGTTTAATACCTCTCTTTTTATTTATGAATATGTCAGTTATCATCAAGTAAGTACTATACTTAACAAAGGTTTGCTGTTGATTCCTTTGGCTATGGCAGTGATTTTTGGCTTTGGTTTGGTGAAGGGGCTCTTGTATCGTCTTGTGGCTTATGTGTTTGACTGTAAAAGTGAAACGTCGGAATATATTTTCTATATGAGACTCCATGATAAGATCTTTGGATTGGTGATGATACCTGTTATCCTAGTTATACCATATATTGATGTGAGTGGGCTGCCAGCACTGTTTAATTTTGGGATAGGAATCTATGTATTATTGTATTTGGTACAATTATTTAGAGGTTTTGCAATTATTTTAAAAAATGTGGCATCATTATTTTACATGTTTTTGTATCTTTGTGCCCTAGAAATTTTACCTTTAATTATTATGTATAATATACTAATTGATTAGGTATTAGCAGCAGTGAAATTAAAATAAACAGCGTTTTGAAAATAAAAAGAATACTGGTTTCCCAGCCAAAACCTCAAACAGAAAAGTCTCCTTACTTTGAATTGGCAGATAAAAACAATGTAAAAATTGATTTTCGTCCTTTTATTCAGGTAGAGAGTGTACCTACTAAAGAGTTCCGCGCACAAAAGGTAAGTTTACTTGATCACAGTGCGGTAATCTTTACCAGTAGAACTGCTATCGACAACTACTTTAGAGTTGCTGAAGAGATGAGAATCACTGTTCCTGACTCTATGAAGTATTTTTGTATTTCCGAGGCGACTGCCTATTATTTGCAAAAGTATATCGTTTATCGTAAAAGAAAGATTTTTCATTCTACCGGTAAGTTCCAGGATTTGATCGAGGTGATAAAGAAGCACAAGGATGAAACTTACTTGGTCCCTCTTTCTGATATTCATAAACAGGAGATACCTGATTTATTGGATAAAAATAAAATTAATTATTCCAAAGCTATTCTTTACCGGACAGTGAGTAGTGATTTGAGTGACTTAAAGGACATCAACTACGATATCTTGGTATTTTTTAGTCCTTCAGGTATAGCGAGTCTACTTCAAAATTTCCCAGGATGGGATCAAAAGGAAACTAAAATTGCTTCCTTTGGTCCAGCTACGGCTAAGGCCGTCAAAGAAGCAGGCTATAGATTGGATATTCAGGCACCTATGCCTCAGGCACCATCTATGACCATGGCTTTAGATCAGTTTATTAAAAAATATAATAAAGCCCAAAAGTAAACCAGGTATATTCATATCATATATAAAGGGCATTGAAAAATGCCCTTTTTTTCGCTCAATAACTAAGTTTAAGAATGCCCCAACCATCGTTTCAATTTCCTAAAAAAGATAAATTATGCAGCCACTCGGTAATTGAAGAGTTGTTTGCCCAGGGCACTTCTTTTGTTTGTTTCCCGTTTAGGATTATCTATTTA comes from the Saccharicrinis fermentans DSM 9555 = JCM 21142 genome and includes:
- a CDS encoding LOG family protein, whose amino-acid sequence is MGKKVCVFCASSSKIDRVYMDAAVELGKVLVKEGLGIKYGGGGLGLMGAVADSVLACGGEVTGVIPRFMVEVEWEHKGVKDMVHVDTMAQRKELLVKEVEAVITLPGGTGTMEELFEVLSSKKLGLFNKPVVLLNTKGFFDPLIQMIRKMIDQNFMREEHGTLWTVINEPGDVMKAIKNSRKWPDDPMKIATF
- a CDS encoding uroporphyrinogen-III synthase; this translates as MKIKRILVSQPKPQTEKSPYFELADKNNVKIDFRPFIQVESVPTKEFRAQKVSLLDHSAVIFTSRTAIDNYFRVAEEMRITVPDSMKYFCISEATAYYLQKYIVYRKRKIFHSTGKFQDLIEVIKKHKDETYLVPLSDIHKQEIPDLLDKNKINYSKAILYRTVSSDLSDLKDINYDILVFFSPSGIASLLQNFPGWDQKETKIASFGPATAKAVKEAGYRLDIQAPMPQAPSMTMALDQFIKKYNKAQK
- a CDS encoding DUF4271 domain-containing protein, producing the protein MENISINHIILYQDSAKVNSKTISIEIPTENQVKVDAPQTVAEIPAVPKRFQKTQKTNQPSKKIFIPSVEDSIAFNLKTRVRQEQGILSNTVVRDFLDPMPQSNKLWVMPGVRRDSVTYQVSVTESKLADEDVTTDNTVSVSQADSLKPLAIADTIMQEHDVVSGERIDQKELVTETAVRETEHQFFREKGYAKDVLTGLLILSVTIAGVIRLANYRYMRELFSSVIFSQFARKMIKSESLRNQKAAFALSGLFLFNTSLFIYEYVSYHQVSTILNKGLLLIPLAMAVIFGFGLVKGLLYRLVAYVFDCKSETSEYIFYMRLHDKIFGLVMIPVILVIPYIDVSGLPALFNFGIGIYVLLYLVQLFRGFAIILKNVASLFYMFLYLCALEILPLIIMYNILID
- a CDS encoding YccF domain-containing protein, producing the protein MNFLGNLIWLIFGGFMIALEYLVASVILMITIVGIPFGLQTLKLASLAFWPFGREAVPAQRSNGCLYVLMNVIWILVGGIWIALSHVFWGLVLFITIIGIPFGKQHFKLASVALTPFGRDVRYKH
- a CDS encoding DUF417 family protein; the encoded protein is MKNFISIQLKAVGIFLLRYGLGLVLIWLGYLKFKNAEAEYTHQLISGGYLSVVLQYLTPYVLNHIVAYFQMLVGLSILMKPIFRTLSFWGGLMAAIMFLFSISFLLTSSVVWETGYGFPELSKVGQTILKDVVLFGAAAWCVGDSM
- the pbpC gene encoding penicillin-binding protein 1C — encoded protein: MKKKYYIYFSILTLLLILFGFSIRFPLFEVDYSTVIYAQNDELIGAHIATDGQWRFPQGDSLPSKFTTSLLLFEDEYFYFHPGVNPVSISRALIQNIKQGEVVSGGSTITMQVIRLATQRNRTLWSKGIETIQALRLELTHSKEEILHLYATHAPFGGNVIGLEAAAWRYFQRPPQALSWAESAMLAVLPNAPGLIHTGKNRSLLLQKRNRLLKKLYNKGKIDSTTYQLALQEPIPEHPYALPQLAPHLLDYCRKQKEGKIYHLTVNYLLQQRINQTIDLHHRKLRSNEIHNAAAIVVEVKTGKVLAYCGNTTPIKNKNHQNQVDIIQAPRSTGSILKPFLYAASLQDGILLPQQLIADIPTYYENFAPKNYHRTYSGAVKADEALSRSLNVPAVRMLKDYDIGRFCSILQKTGLNTIKSAPDYYGLSLILGGAETKLFELSGAYASMARNLVNYTKNNSLYYSKEFHAPILFQDEKIDPGQLSDFYEVYGAGASYETFKALTSVVRPVEEAGWQMFSSSRKIAWKTGTSFGYRDAWAVGITPEYVVGVWVGNATGEGRPGIVGGMTAGPIMFDIFRHLPPTSWFQPPYDDMIKTTICKESGYKAGPYCKADTAYIPSQGSKGKLCPYHQLIHLDETKHFRVQSACYPISQMKHEKWFSLPPVMEWYYRRKHPLYKPIPPLHPSCADTEDRVMEFIYPQNTNKLYLPIGMDGKVQAVVLKVAHHHSNATIYWHMDHEFLGETSFVHQMTIQPTVGKHRITLIDEQGNILQKNIYCAGRSDE